A single genomic interval of Polyangia bacterium harbors:
- the purB gene encoding adenylosuccinate lyase yields the protein MIARYTRPELAALWSDAHRYDTWLEVELAACLAMEAAGSVPPGTAARVRAAAAGKLDPARILEHEERTRHDVIAFLTHVEELAGEPARWLHLGMTSSDVLDASLAIALREAADQIIAGIDRLTAACARRADAERATPAIGRSHGIHAEPITAGLVFAGFFAELQRARRALVTARHEIAVGKIAGAVGTYANLDPAIEAKALASLGLRPEVVPTQIVARDRHAGYFQALARLGTAVERIAVTVRHWQRTEVGEATEAFGKGQKGSSAMPHKKNPILSENLCGIARLLRSYESAALEDVALWHERDISHSSVERVIGPDATGLADFMVERAVGLVDGLVINRERMRRNLDLTGGLYFSEAVLLLLVGKGMARQPAYELVQRNAMRAAAGEKPFRALLGEDADIAAQLTAAEIDRAFNLDHHLRHAGVIIDRALKNQET from the coding sequence ATGATCGCCCGTTACACCCGTCCCGAGCTGGCCGCGCTGTGGTCCGACGCGCATCGATACGACACCTGGCTGGAGGTCGAACTGGCCGCTTGCCTGGCCATGGAAGCCGCTGGCAGCGTGCCGCCCGGAACGGCGGCCAGGGTGCGGGCGGCCGCCGCCGGCAAGCTGGATCCGGCGCGCATCCTTGAACACGAAGAGCGCACCCGCCACGACGTGATCGCCTTTCTCACCCACGTCGAAGAGCTGGCGGGCGAGCCGGCGCGCTGGCTACACCTGGGCATGACGTCGTCGGACGTGCTGGACGCGTCGCTGGCCATCGCCCTGCGCGAGGCCGCCGATCAGATCATCGCCGGGATCGACAGGCTGACCGCCGCCTGCGCGCGGCGCGCCGACGCCGAACGGGCCACACCGGCCATCGGACGCTCGCACGGCATTCACGCCGAGCCGATCACCGCCGGGTTGGTGTTCGCCGGCTTCTTCGCCGAACTGCAACGCGCCCGGCGCGCGCTGGTGACGGCACGACACGAGATCGCCGTCGGCAAGATCGCCGGCGCCGTCGGGACCTACGCGAACCTGGATCCGGCCATCGAAGCCAAAGCGCTGGCCTCGCTGGGCCTGCGGCCGGAGGTGGTCCCGACCCAGATCGTGGCTCGCGATCGCCACGCCGGTTATTTCCAGGCCCTGGCGCGCCTGGGCACCGCGGTCGAACGCATCGCCGTCACCGTCCGGCACTGGCAGCGCACCGAGGTGGGCGAGGCGACCGAGGCCTTCGGCAAAGGGCAGAAGGGCTCGTCGGCCATGCCGCACAAGAAGAACCCCATCTTGTCGGAGAACCTGTGCGGCATCGCCCGCCTGCTGCGTTCCTATGAAAGCGCGGCGCTGGAAGACGTGGCCCTGTGGCACGAACGCGACATCTCGCACTCGTCGGTGGAACGGGTGATCGGACCGGACGCCACCGGGTTGGCTGATTTCATGGTCGAGCGCGCGGTCGGCCTGGTCGACGGCCTGGTGATCAACCGCGAACGGATGCGCCGCAATCTCGATCTCACCGGCGGGCTCTATTTCAGCGAGGCGGTGCTGCTGTTGCTGGTGGGCAAGGGCATGGCCCGCCAGCCGGCCTACGAACTGGTACAGCGCAATGCCATGCGCGCCGCCGCCGGCGAGAAACCCTTTCGCGCGCTGCTGGGCGAGGACGCCGACATCGCCGCCCAGTTGACCGCCGCGGAGATCGATCGCGCGTTCAATCTGGATCATCACCTTCGCCACGCCGGAGTGATCATCGATCGTGCGCTGAAAAACCAGGAGACCTGA
- a CDS encoding quinone oxidoreductase codes for MPKKMLVHEVGGPEKLSWEDVPAAPLGRGEARIRHTAIGLNFIDVYFRTGIYKAPSSPFVPGQEAAGVVEEIGPEVTDVKVGDRVAYAGVPGAYCESRVIAAARLVPLPEEISDQQAAAIMLKGMTAQYLLSRCGRPQRGDTVLFHAAAGGVGLLACQWAKHLGVEVIGTVGSAEKARLAFDRGCAHVINYNKENFVHQVNDITHSAGVAVVFDSVGKTTFRASLDCLRARGMMVSFGQSSGLVPPLDITILSIKGSLFLTRPTLASYIGTRTELLETAGDLFDVVRSGAVKVDIGQTYALKDVARAHTDLEARATTGSTVLLP; via the coding sequence ATGCCCAAGAAGATGCTGGTGCACGAGGTTGGGGGCCCCGAAAAGCTGTCCTGGGAGGACGTCCCGGCCGCTCCGCTGGGGCGCGGCGAGGCGCGCATCCGGCACACGGCGATTGGCCTCAATTTCATCGACGTGTACTTTCGAACCGGTATCTACAAGGCGCCCAGTTCTCCGTTTGTGCCGGGCCAGGAAGCCGCCGGCGTCGTCGAGGAGATCGGTCCCGAGGTCACGGACGTAAAGGTCGGCGATCGGGTGGCTTATGCCGGCGTCCCCGGCGCGTACTGCGAAAGTCGGGTCATCGCGGCGGCGCGTCTGGTGCCGCTGCCCGAGGAGATCAGCGATCAGCAGGCGGCGGCGATCATGCTCAAAGGCATGACGGCGCAGTATCTATTGTCGCGGTGCGGGCGGCCCCAGCGCGGCGACACCGTGCTGTTCCACGCCGCCGCCGGTGGCGTCGGCCTGCTGGCCTGTCAGTGGGCCAAGCACCTGGGCGTCGAGGTGATCGGCACCGTCGGCAGCGCGGAGAAGGCGCGCCTGGCCTTCGATCGCGGCTGCGCCCACGTCATCAACTACAACAAAGAAAACTTCGTCCATCAGGTGAACGACATCACCCACAGCGCTGGCGTGGCGGTAGTTTTTGATTCGGTCGGCAAGACGACGTTTCGCGCCTCGCTGGACTGCCTGCGGGCGCGGGGAATGATGGTCAGCTTTGGTCAGTCGTCGGGGCTGGTGCCGCCGCTGGACATCACCATCCTCAGCATCAAGGGCTCGCTGTTTCTGACCAGGCCCACGCTGGCGTCGTACATCGGGACACGCACCGAGCTTCTGGAGACCGCCGGCGATCTGTTCGACGTGGTTCGTTCGGGCGCGGTGAAGGTGGACATCGGGCAGACGTACGCACTGAAAGACGTGGCCCGGGCGCACACCGACTTGGAAGCGCGCGCCACCACCGGCTCGACGGTGCTGTTGCCGTAA
- a CDS encoding arginine repressor — MMSADARRDAIREILNRHPVATQEGLRRHLAARGIRAAQATLSRDMAALGVQRQKRPGGGRYIVDSDGGTLPIEPVRRLVDSVQTNGALVVVRTKASAASTVARALDEAHVKGVLGTLAGDDTIFVAPSSARGGQALARALRRLLGKSPS; from the coding sequence ATGATGTCGGCCGACGCGCGTCGCGACGCCATCCGCGAGATCTTGAACCGCCATCCGGTGGCGACCCAGGAAGGACTGCGGCGCCACCTGGCCGCCCGCGGGATCCGCGCCGCACAGGCGACCCTTTCGCGCGACATGGCGGCGCTGGGCGTGCAGCGCCAGAAGCGCCCCGGCGGCGGCCGGTATATCGTCGACAGCGACGGCGGCACCTTGCCGATCGAACCCGTGCGTCGCCTGGTCGACAGCGTGCAGACCAACGGCGCGCTGGTCGTCGTTCGCACCAAGGCCAGCGCGGCGTCGACCGTGGCGCGGGCCCTGGACGAAGCCCACGTCAAGGGCGTGCTTGGTACGCTGGCCGGCGACGACACCATCTTCGTGGCGCCGTCATCGGCGCGGGGCGGACAGGCCTTGGCCCGCGCTCTGCGGCGCCTGCTGGGCAAAAGCCCGTCTTAG
- the argJ gene encoding bifunctional glutamate N-acetyltransferase/amino-acid acetyltransferase ArgJ, protein MSETVVAIPTGFRFGATRAGIKSTGTKRDLAVIISDTPCAAAGVFTANQLCAAPIRGSSARLPSAGIRAIIANSGNANALTGPGGLEDDRAMAAAAAVALGLGAEEVLTASTGAIGVRMPMAVIKAAMPALAGSLGNDLAPASEAIRTTDLRDKSAGRTIDIGGRLVKLAAIAKGSGMIHPQMATMLCFVATDAAITPGTLQAAVKDASDQTFNTITVDGDMSTNDCVMVLANGRSDAPMIEGPGPAFDRFRAALTEICADLSRAIAADGEGATKLLIVDVEGAPDQGMARDLARAVAGGSLVKSGVFGGDPSWGRILAALGARIGARAFAVDPAEVTLDIQGTRVYENGGPIAFDNAALSARMREPEIAVKMDLRRGPAKARALGCDLSYEYVRINAEYYSSYAGPSKSPAPPATSSASSSSMAAATPAVSRATDPVNRPVIVEALNYIRKFAGKRAVIKYGGAAMVDQSLKRSFAQEIVLLQSAGLRPVIVHGGGPEITKTLERFGQKSQFADGQRITGADDVSVVEMVLTGKINTEIVGLLNLLGGNAIGLSGKDGRLITAKKLAPQPGKPDLGFVGDIEMINSELLDMFLERGYIPVISPVGFGADGASYNINADVAAAEIAVACGATRLIFLTDVPGILDGDGKLVTEIKGSELEARLGGAIRGGMAVKTQAVQNALAGGVQAVHIVDGRSPHSIVAELFTDRGVGTLVT, encoded by the coding sequence ATGTCCGAGACCGTCGTCGCCATTCCCACCGGGTTTCGTTTTGGCGCCACCCGCGCCGGCATCAAATCCACCGGCACCAAGCGCGACCTGGCCGTCATCATCTCGGACACGCCGTGCGCGGCGGCCGGCGTCTTCACGGCGAACCAGCTCTGCGCGGCGCCGATTCGCGGATCGTCGGCGCGCCTGCCGTCAGCGGGCATCCGGGCCATCATCGCCAACAGCGGCAACGCCAACGCGCTGACTGGCCCGGGCGGCCTGGAAGATGATCGGGCGATGGCCGCCGCCGCCGCCGTGGCGCTGGGCCTTGGCGCCGAAGAAGTCCTGACCGCGTCGACGGGAGCCATCGGCGTGCGGATGCCGATGGCGGTGATCAAAGCGGCGATGCCGGCCTTGGCCGGTTCGCTGGGAAACGATCTGGCGCCCGCCAGCGAAGCCATCCGCACCACCGATCTGCGCGACAAATCCGCCGGTCGGACCATCGACATCGGCGGGCGTTTGGTCAAGTTGGCGGCCATCGCCAAAGGCTCGGGGATGATTCACCCGCAGATGGCGACCATGCTCTGCTTCGTGGCGACCGACGCGGCCATCACGCCGGGCACGCTGCAGGCGGCGGTCAAGGACGCCAGCGATCAGACGTTCAACACAATCACCGTCGACGGCGACATGTCCACCAACGACTGCGTGATGGTGCTGGCGAACGGCCGCTCGGACGCGCCGATGATTGAAGGCCCGGGGCCGGCGTTCGATCGCTTTCGCGCGGCGCTGACCGAGATCTGCGCCGATCTGTCGCGGGCCATCGCCGCCGACGGCGAAGGCGCCACCAAGTTGCTCATCGTCGACGTCGAAGGCGCTCCCGACCAAGGCATGGCCCGCGATCTGGCCCGCGCGGTGGCGGGCGGCAGCTTGGTCAAGTCGGGCGTCTTCGGCGGCGACCCGTCCTGGGGCCGCATCCTGGCGGCGCTGGGCGCGCGCATCGGAGCGCGGGCCTTCGCCGTTGATCCCGCCGAGGTGACCCTGGATATTCAGGGCACCCGGGTCTATGAAAACGGCGGGCCGATCGCCTTTGACAACGCCGCGCTGTCGGCCCGCATGCGCGAGCCCGAGATCGCCGTGAAAATGGACCTGCGCCGCGGGCCGGCCAAGGCGCGCGCCCTCGGCTGCGACCTCAGCTATGAATACGTCCGCATCAACGCTGAATACTATTCATCTTATGCGGGACCCTCGAAGAGTCCCGCGCCCCCCGCGACGAGCTCGGCGTCCTCCTCGTCGATGGCCGCGGCCACGCCCGCTGTTTCGCGCGCCACGGATCCCGTCAATCGACCGGTGATCGTCGAGGCGCTGAATTACATCCGCAAGTTCGCCGGCAAGCGGGCGGTGATCAAGTACGGCGGCGCGGCGATGGTCGACCAATCGTTGAAGCGCAGCTTCGCCCAGGAGATTGTCCTGCTGCAGTCAGCCGGCTTGCGGCCGGTGATCGTTCACGGCGGCGGTCCGGAGATCACCAAGACGCTGGAACGGTTCGGCCAGAAATCGCAGTTCGCCGACGGCCAGCGCATCACCGGCGCTGACGACGTCAGCGTGGTGGAGATGGTTCTGACCGGCAAGATCAACACGGAGATCGTCGGCCTTTTGAACCTGCTGGGTGGCAACGCCATCGGGCTGTCCGGCAAGGACGGGCGCCTCATCACGGCGAAGAAGCTGGCGCCGCAGCCGGGAAAGCCCGATCTCGGTTTTGTCGGCGACATCGAGATGATCAACTCGGAGCTGCTGGATATGTTCCTTGAGCGTGGCTACATCCCGGTGATCTCGCCGGTGGGCTTTGGCGCCGACGGGGCCAGCTACAACATCAACGCCGACGTGGCGGCGGCGGAGATCGCCGTGGCGTGCGGGGCGACGCGCCTGATCTTCCTCACCGACGTCCCCGGGATCCTGGACGGCGACGGCAAGCTGGTCACCGAGATCAAAGGCTCGGAGCTGGAGGCGCGCCTGGGCGGGGCCATTCGGGGCGGCATGGCGGTGAAGACGCAGGCGGTGCAAAACGCCCTGGCCGGCGGCGTGCAAGCCGTGCACATCGTCGACGGCCGCAGCCCGCACAGCATCGTCGCCGAACTGTTCACCGATCGCGGCGTCGGCACGCTGGTGACCTGA
- the argC gene encoding N-acetyl-gamma-glutamyl-phosphate reductase, whose amino-acid sequence MNSQVVRVGIVGVSGYAGMELGRILSGHPGFAVRLVISDKWAGRALGDCLSVAGSLATLTVQPQAEATKQLNGLDLVFFCTPAEVSLALAPAALDAGARVVDLSGAFRLKAADFPRWYGFEHTRPDLLAEAVYSMPEVTGDETTRQLRSARLVSNPGCYPTASALAVLPLLRAGVIEPTGIIVDAKSGTTGAGRKATEEMSFSETDGDFRAYRVLRHQHTPEIERALALAGAPVSPMTFTAHLLPTRRGILATAYGRLRAGKAAADAAAAVQDFVRGRAFLRATKPDAVRLHAVISTNRVLLGADADPERGIAVGFGAIDNLVKGAAGQAVQNANLMFGFEETTGLLGLAGSTP is encoded by the coding sequence ATGAATAGCCAGGTGGTTCGGGTCGGGATCGTCGGCGTCTCCGGGTACGCGGGGATGGAGCTCGGGCGCATTCTCTCGGGGCACCCGGGCTTCGCGGTCCGGTTGGTGATCAGTGACAAATGGGCGGGCAGGGCGCTCGGGGATTGTTTGTCGGTGGCGGGCTCGCTGGCGACCTTGACCGTGCAACCCCAGGCGGAGGCGACCAAGCAATTGAACGGCCTCGACCTGGTTTTTTTCTGCACGCCGGCGGAGGTCTCGTTGGCGCTGGCGCCGGCCGCGCTGGATGCCGGCGCGCGGGTGGTCGATCTGTCGGGCGCGTTTCGGCTGAAGGCGGCCGATTTCCCGCGCTGGTATGGATTCGAGCACACCCGGCCCGACCTGCTGGCGGAAGCGGTCTATTCGATGCCGGAGGTCACCGGCGATGAGACCACCCGTCAGCTTCGTTCGGCGCGGTTGGTGTCGAACCCGGGTTGTTACCCGACGGCCAGCGCGCTGGCGGTGCTGCCACTGCTGCGCGCCGGGGTCATCGAACCAACCGGCATCATCGTCGACGCCAAGAGCGGCACCACCGGCGCCGGCCGGAAGGCCACCGAAGAAATGTCGTTCTCCGAAACCGACGGCGACTTTCGCGCCTATCGGGTCTTGCGTCACCAGCACACGCCCGAAATCGAACGGGCGCTGGCCTTGGCCGGCGCGCCAGTCAGCCCGATGACGTTCACGGCGCATCTCCTTCCCACGCGTCGCGGGATCCTGGCCACGGCCTATGGTCGCTTGCGCGCGGGCAAGGCGGCGGCGGACGCGGCGGCGGCGGTGCAAGACTTCGTGCGCGGGCGGGCGTTCCTGCGCGCGACGAAGCCAGATGCTGTCCGCCTGCACGCCGTGATCAGCACCAACCGGGTCTTGCTGGGCGCCGACGCCGATCCCGAGCGCGGCATTGCCGTCGGGTTCGGGGCCATCGACAACCTGGTCAAGGGCGCGGCCGGCCAGGCGGTGCAGAACGCGAATTTGATGTTCGGTTTTGAAGAAACCACCGGCCTTTTGGGCCTTGCCGGGAGCACACCGTGA
- the dut gene encoding dUTP diphosphatase — translation MSGPLLRFRKLRPAAQTPRYMSAGAAGMDLASAADEPVRLEPGGRVGVPTGLALEIPAGFEGQVRPRSGLALRFGVTIINAPGTIDSDYRGELVVLLVNLGREPHVINPGDRIAQLVIAPVTQVALAETEDLSDTVRGAGGFGHTG, via the coding sequence GTGAGCGGGCCGCTCCTTCGCTTTCGCAAGCTGCGGCCCGCGGCGCAGACACCGCGCTATATGTCCGCGGGCGCCGCCGGGATGGACCTGGCCTCGGCCGCGGACGAGCCAGTCCGGCTGGAGCCGGGCGGGCGGGTCGGTGTGCCGACCGGTTTGGCCTTGGAGATCCCGGCGGGGTTCGAAGGCCAGGTGCGGCCGCGGTCGGGGCTGGCCTTGCGCTTCGGCGTCACGATCATCAACGCGCCCGGGACCATCGACAGCGACTACCGCGGCGAGCTGGTGGTCTTGCTGGTGAACCTCGGCCGCGAGCCGCACGTCATCAACCCCGGCGATCGCATCGCCCAGCTGGTGATCGCGCCCGTGACCCAGGTCGCGCTGGCCGAGACCGAGGATCTTTCGGACACTGTTCGTGGCGCCGGTGGCTTCGGGCATACCGGATAA
- the pnp gene encoding polyribonucleotide nucleotidyltransferase codes for MFVREGVSFGGKELTIETGRMAKQADGSVVVRYGDTMVLVTAVASTSVRPGIDFMPLTVDYLEKTSAAGRIPGGYFKREGRMTEVEILTSRLIDRPSRPLFPKGWRFDSQVIAMVVSTDRENPSDVLAMTGASCALHISDVPWAGPYAGVRVGRLNGEFIVNPTFAQRSESDIDLIIAASRDAIVMVEGAASEVAEDALIDALMFAHKAAQPLLDLQEKLRAAVGRPKREFVPPAKDPVIVESVAKLANEKIQAAMAIREKHARYTALDAAGSETEKALAADFPDRAGEVKEAYESAKKKHLRELVLSTGRRIDGRAPADIRAITCEVGILPRTHGSALFTRGETQALVTTTLGTSQDAQHIEAIIGDIEKRFMLHYNFPPFSTGEVKPLRGASRREIGHGHLAERALARILPPEKDFPYTIRIVSEILESNGSSSMASVCGGTLSLMDAGIPVKTPIAGIAMGLIKEGDRVAVLSDILGDEDHLGDMDFKICGSKTGVTAVQMDIKIQGMTREILETALRQAREGRLFILGKMAEALAGPREEMSRYAPRIHTLRVKPDQIREIIGPGGKTIRGITAQTGVAIEVEDDGTVHIASPDGIAVQKAIDIIKGLTTEPEVGEFYMGVVRRLAEFGAFVEILPGTDGLVHISELDDKRVRAVQDVCKEGDEMIVKVIGIDRASGKIRLSRREAMGKTPDVVHNFRVVAAS; via the coding sequence ATGTTCGTGCGTGAAGGAGTCAGTTTCGGTGGCAAGGAATTGACCATCGAGACCGGCCGGATGGCCAAGCAGGCCGACGGTTCGGTGGTGGTTCGTTATGGCGATACGATGGTGCTGGTCACCGCGGTGGCGTCGACCAGCGTGAGACCGGGCATTGATTTCATGCCCTTGACCGTCGACTATCTGGAGAAGACGTCGGCGGCCGGGCGCATCCCCGGCGGCTATTTCAAGCGCGAAGGGCGCATGACCGAGGTGGAAATTCTCACCTCGCGTTTGATTGATCGCCCGTCGCGGCCTCTGTTCCCCAAAGGCTGGCGCTTCGATTCGCAGGTCATCGCCATGGTGGTCTCGACGGATCGCGAGAACCCGTCGGACGTGCTGGCCATGACCGGCGCCTCGTGCGCGCTGCACATCAGCGACGTTCCCTGGGCGGGGCCTTACGCCGGCGTGCGCGTGGGCCGGCTCAACGGCGAGTTCATCGTCAACCCGACGTTTGCCCAGCGCAGCGAATCGGACATCGATCTCATCATCGCCGCCAGCCGCGATGCCATCGTGATGGTGGAGGGCGCGGCGTCCGAGGTGGCGGAAGACGCCTTGATCGACGCCTTGATGTTCGCCCACAAGGCGGCGCAGCCTCTGCTGGACCTGCAGGAAAAGCTGCGCGCGGCGGTGGGCCGGCCCAAGCGCGAGTTCGTGCCGCCCGCCAAGGACCCGGTGATCGTCGAATCGGTGGCCAAGCTGGCCAATGAAAAGATTCAGGCGGCGATGGCCATTCGGGAGAAGCACGCCCGCTATACCGCCCTGGACGCCGCCGGTTCGGAGACAGAAAAGGCGCTGGCCGCAGATTTTCCGGATCGCGCCGGCGAGGTGAAGGAAGCTTACGAGTCGGCCAAGAAGAAACACCTGCGCGAGCTGGTGCTCAGCACCGGTCGGCGCATCGACGGCCGCGCGCCGGCGGACATCCGCGCCATCACCTGCGAGGTCGGCATCTTGCCGCGCACACACGGATCGGCGCTGTTCACCCGTGGTGAGACGCAAGCGCTGGTCACCACCACCCTGGGCACCAGCCAGGACGCCCAGCACATCGAGGCGATCATCGGCGACATCGAGAAGCGCTTCATGTTGCACTATAACTTTCCGCCGTTTTCCACCGGCGAGGTCAAGCCTTTGCGCGGCGCCAGCCGTCGCGAGATTGGCCACGGCCACCTGGCTGAACGGGCGCTGGCGCGCATCTTGCCCCCCGAGAAGGATTTCCCGTACACCATCCGCATCGTCTCGGAGATCCTCGAGTCGAACGGCAGCTCGTCGATGGCGTCGGTTTGCGGAGGTACGCTGTCGCTGATGGACGCCGGCATCCCGGTGAAGACGCCGATCGCCGGCATCGCCATGGGTTTGATCAAGGAAGGCGATCGCGTCGCCGTCCTGTCCGACATCCTTGGCGACGAAGACCACCTCGGCGACATGGACTTCAAGATCTGTGGGTCGAAGACCGGCGTCACCGCCGTGCAGATGGACATCAAGATCCAGGGCATGACGCGCGAGATTCTGGAGACGGCGTTGCGGCAGGCGCGCGAAGGGCGCTTGTTCATCCTCGGCAAGATGGCCGAGGCGCTGGCCGGCCCGCGCGAGGAGATGTCGCGGTATGCGCCGCGCATCCACACCCTGCGGGTCAAGCCCGATCAGATCCGCGAGATCATCGGCCCGGGCGGCAAGACCATCCGGGGCATCACCGCCCAGACCGGCGTGGCCATCGAGGTCGAGGACGACGGGACGGTGCACATCGCCTCGCCGGACGGCATCGCGGTCCAGAAGGCCATCGACATCATCAAGGGCCTGACCACCGAGCCCGAGGTGGGCGAGTTCTACATGGGGGTGGTTCGCCGCCTGGCCGAGTTCGGCGCCTTCGTCGAGATCCTGCCCGGCACCGACGGGTTGGTGCACATCAGCGAGCTGGACGACAAGCGGGTGCGCGCCGTCCAGGACGTATGCAAGGAAGGCGACGAGATGATCGTCAAGGTCATCGGCATCGACCGCGCGTCGGGGAAGATCCGGCTGTCCCGTCGCGAGGCGATGGGCAAGACGCCGGACGTGGTGCACAACTTCCGCGTCGTCGCCGCTTCGTAG
- the rpsO gene encoding 30S ribosomal protein S15: MALAAERKAEVVSKFARQPGDTGSPEVQIALLSERITYLTEHFKIHVKDHHSRRGLLMLVGQRRRLLDYLKAKNVDRYRTVIQSLGIRK, translated from the coding sequence ATGGCTCTCGCAGCAGAACGCAAAGCAGAAGTAGTTTCGAAATTCGCCCGCCAGCCGGGCGACACCGGATCTCCCGAGGTGCAGATCGCGCTGCTTTCTGAGCGGATCACGTACCTGACCGAGCACTTCAAGATCCACGTCAAGGACCATCACTCACGCCGCGGCCTGCTGATGTTGGTCGGGCAGCGGCGGCGGTTGCTTGATTACTTGAAGGCCAAGAACGTCGATCGATATCGGACCGTCATTCAGTCGCTCGGCATCCGCAAGTAA
- the truB gene encoding tRNA pseudouridine(55) synthase TruB produces MDGVLVLDKPTGMTSFDVVRRIKHASGVRRVGHGGTLDPLASGVLPICLGEATKLAQFLLEADKEYEATIRFGVETDTYDADGAETRRADPSAITEAAVAEALAGFRGAIRQKAPVYSALKRDGQPLYAYARRGEAVDPPERAVTIHDLRLSRFAGPQGVSVFVRCSKGTYIRSLAFDLGRVLGPGAHLTALRRTRSGPFTIVAARALPEILAALQARDPAALPLVGLTDGLAHLPQAQADAGVALALQQGKAVPWSALAGALSPPSIGGQFQVVGPDGRLLAVARTDAAHMVRTLRVFNIGPPSPEAGKRASV; encoded by the coding sequence ATGGACGGCGTGCTGGTGCTGGACAAGCCGACGGGGATGACGTCGTTCGACGTCGTCCGGCGCATCAAGCACGCCTCCGGTGTCCGTCGCGTCGGCCATGGTGGGACGCTGGATCCGCTGGCCTCGGGTGTGCTGCCTATCTGTCTGGGCGAGGCGACCAAGCTGGCGCAGTTTCTTTTGGAGGCCGACAAGGAATACGAAGCGACGATTCGTTTCGGCGTCGAGACCGACACTTATGACGCCGATGGGGCCGAGACCCGCCGCGCCGATCCCTCCGCCATCACCGAGGCGGCAGTGGCGGAGGCCCTGGCCGGCTTTCGCGGGGCGATTCGCCAGAAGGCGCCGGTCTATTCGGCGCTGAAGCGCGACGGCCAGCCGCTTTATGCCTATGCCCGCCGGGGGGAGGCCGTCGACCCACCCGAACGTGCGGTGACCATCCACGACCTGCGTCTTTCGCGCTTCGCCGGCCCCCAGGGAGTGTCGGTCTTCGTGCGCTGTTCGAAGGGCACGTATATCCGGTCGCTGGCCTTTGACCTTGGGCGGGTGCTGGGGCCGGGCGCGCACTTGACGGCGCTGCGGCGGACCCGTTCGGGACCGTTCACCATCGTCGCGGCCCGGGCGCTGCCGGAGATTTTGGCCGCTTTGCAGGCCCGCGATCCGGCCGCTCTGCCGCTGGTCGGGTTGACCGACGGACTGGCCCATTTACCGCAGGCGCAGGCCGATGCGGGCGTCGCGTTGGCCTTGCAACAGGGCAAGGCGGTGCCTTGGTCCGCGCTGGCTGGCGCGCTGTCGCCGCCCTCGATCGGCGGCCAATTCCAGGTAGTGGGCCCCGACGGCCGCCTGCTGGCCGTCGCTCGGACCGACGCCGCTCATATGGTGCGAACGCTGCGCGTCTTCAACATTGGCCCGCCGTCGCCGGAAGCCGGAAAAAGGGCCTCCGTTTGA
- the rbfA gene encoding 30S ribosome-binding factor RbfA, whose amino-acid sequence MSQRTERVAGEVRAIIGEVIARREIKDPRVQGAGLITITHVRLSGDLRQAWALFTVHNAGDAELEHVREGLERASGFLRHAIARRLRLKVTPTLNFEIDRVFEQASRVEHLLHEIASSAPPNPEGGEQSTDGAEQSADSDGAGDDDQQRE is encoded by the coding sequence GTGTCGCAGCGGACAGAGCGGGTGGCCGGCGAAGTGCGGGCGATCATCGGTGAGGTGATTGCCCGACGAGAGATCAAAGATCCGCGCGTGCAGGGCGCCGGGCTCATCACCATCACGCACGTTCGACTGTCAGGCGATCTGCGCCAGGCGTGGGCGTTGTTCACCGTGCACAACGCCGGCGACGCCGAGCTGGAACACGTCCGCGAAGGACTGGAGCGCGCCAGCGGTTTTCTTCGTCACGCCATCGCCCGCCGGCTGCGGTTGAAGGTGACGCCGACGCTGAATTTCGAGATCGATCGGGTGTTTGAGCAGGCGTCGCGAGTCGAACATCTGCTGCACGAGATCGCCTCGTCGGCGCCGCCGAACCCCGAAGGTGGCGAACAATCGACGGACGGTGCCGAGCAGTCGGCCGACAGCGACGGCGCGGGCGACGACGACCAGCAGCGCGAGTAG
- a CDS encoding DUF503 domain-containing protein, giving the protein MTVGIARVTLFIAGSHSLKEKRMVVRRVKDLVRGKFNVSIAEVADNDVWQRAVLGIVLCGNEGRFVESALDEVLRFVRSKAEVTGAERELQTFDATTLGKDLRHWEG; this is encoded by the coding sequence GTGACTGTCGGCATCGCGCGCGTCACGCTGTTCATCGCCGGCAGCCATTCGCTGAAGGAAAAGCGCATGGTGGTCCGGCGAGTGAAGGATCTGGTGCGCGGGAAGTTCAACGTGTCGATCGCTGAGGTGGCTGACAATGACGTTTGGCAGCGCGCCGTGCTTGGGATCGTCCTGTGCGGCAACGAGGGCCGCTTCGTCGAGTCTGCGCTGGACGAGGTGCTGCGTTTCGTGCGCAGCAAAGCCGAAGTGACCGGGGCAGAGCGCGAGCTGCAGACGTTCGACGCCACCACGCTGGGCAAAGACCTGCGCCACTGGGAGGGATGA